Proteins encoded by one window of Moorella humiferrea:
- a CDS encoding complex I subunit 4 family protein: MNFPILTAIMLAPVVGLLFILLIPEREELTIKITAAVATFVSLALSVVVYVLYDYGKGGLQFLQDVHWVPTFGINYSVGVDGISVPMVLLTAIVIFTGVFASWDMTKRVKEFFIFLLMLVTGVFGVFISRDLFFFYLFFEVAVIPMYLLIGIWGSTRKEYAAMKLTLYLLVGSAFALIGIIATFLYASQQLGHATFDIQTLATVKYDLGFQKFVFFLMLIGFGVLVPIWPLHLWSPDGHVAAPTAVSMLHAGVLMKLGAYGLIRVGIFLFPEGAKYWAPLIAVLCIVNVVYGAMIAMVQKDLKFVIGYSSVSHMGYVLLGIASLNTLSLNGAVAQMFAHGIMTALFFALVGNVYHKAHTREIARFGGLAHQMPRVAAGFLIGGLASLGLPGLNNFVAEFLIFMGSFTREQAIMGGILSYRILSVLAISGIVITATYVLRVVKNTFFGPRKTEWDHLEDAHGVEMVPIVVLVATLILFGLLPSLQVDVINSGIAPLVAKIEAAKAIGGIF; this comes from the coding sequence GTGAATTTTCCCATTCTGACGGCCATCATGCTGGCGCCGGTGGTAGGCCTCCTTTTCATCCTGCTGATTCCGGAAAGGGAAGAGCTGACGATTAAAATCACCGCCGCTGTCGCTACCTTTGTGTCCCTGGCGCTGTCCGTTGTGGTTTACGTTCTCTATGACTATGGCAAAGGCGGCCTGCAGTTTCTTCAGGACGTACACTGGGTGCCGACTTTCGGTATCAACTATTCCGTCGGGGTCGACGGAATAAGCGTGCCTATGGTGCTTTTAACGGCCATCGTCATCTTTACCGGCGTCTTTGCCTCGTGGGACATGACCAAACGGGTGAAGGAATTTTTCATTTTCCTCCTCATGCTTGTGACGGGCGTATTTGGCGTCTTCATTAGCCGCGACCTCTTTTTCTTCTACCTCTTCTTTGAAGTAGCGGTGATTCCCATGTACCTGTTAATAGGTATCTGGGGAAGCACCCGGAAAGAATACGCGGCCATGAAGCTGACCCTGTATCTCCTCGTCGGCAGCGCCTTCGCCCTCATCGGCATTATTGCCACTTTCTTGTATGCTTCGCAGCAGTTGGGCCATGCCACCTTTGACATTCAAACCTTGGCCACGGTGAAATACGATCTGGGCTTCCAGAAATTTGTCTTCTTCCTCATGTTAATCGGCTTCGGCGTGCTGGTACCCATCTGGCCCCTGCACCTCTGGTCACCGGACGGCCATGTGGCCGCGCCGACGGCCGTCAGCATGCTCCACGCTGGCGTTTTGATGAAGCTGGGTGCCTATGGTCTCATCAGGGTGGGCATTTTCCTCTTCCCGGAAGGGGCCAAATACTGGGCTCCCTTGATAGCCGTTCTCTGTATCGTAAACGTTGTCTACGGCGCCATGATCGCCATGGTGCAGAAAGACCTGAAGTTCGTCATCGGCTACAGCAGCGTCAGCCATATGGGCTACGTCCTTTTAGGTATAGCCTCCCTTAACACTTTAAGCCTCAATGGGGCAGTGGCCCAGATGTTCGCCCACGGCATTATGACGGCCCTTTTCTTTGCCCTGGTCGGTAATGTGTACCATAAAGCCCATACCAGGGAGATCGCCCGGTTCGGCGGTCTGGCCCACCAGATGCCGCGGGTGGCGGCCGGTTTCCTCATCGGCGGCCTGGCCTCCCTGGGCCTTCCCGGCCTTAACAACTTTGTGGCCGAGTTCCTGATTTTTATGGGTTCCTTCACCAGGGAGCAGGCCATAATGGGCGGTATCCTGTCCTACCGCATCTTGTCGGTCCTGGCCATTTCGGGTATTGTTATCACCGCTACCTATGTTTTGCGGGTTGTGAAGAACACTTTCTTTGGCCCGCGCAAAACCGAGTGGGATCACCTGGAGGATGCCCATGGCGTGGAAATGGTCCCCATTGTCGTTCTGGTGGCCACCCTCATCCTTTTTGGCCTGCTGCCCTCCCTCCAGGTCGATGTGATTAACAGCGGTATAGCCCCGCTCGTGGCAAAAATCGAGGCTGCGAAGGCGATTGGGGGTATCTTTTAA
- a CDS encoding NADH-quinone oxidoreductase subunit N has protein sequence MANLQLLTVEILTAVLGLGLLALGLLVPKSDRRGIGYVAAAGLAAIMVVAFSMREATGVVWGGYIIDPFATYFKVLFLAAALLTAVCSFEYVEKMGLNQGEYYALLVMATLGMMVLASAGELISLYLGLELMTITFCILAAYRLDDAKSAEAGVKYVLLGAMSSAILLYGLSLIYGASGTTVIKEIGQAVAASGAGPALLLGTIFVLAGFAFKVTAVPFHMWSPDVYEGAPTPITGFLSVASKAAGFAALIRVFFGALPDLHEFWVQLFIAMAVLTMVLGNLVAIPQTNIKRLLAYSSISQAGYLLLGIVSFSVLGIGAVMYYAMLYVFGNMGAFMAATAFYNNDGSDTIKDYAGLARRSPLVAAVMLFSLLSLAGIPPMAGFVGKLYLFMAIISRGYIWLAILGILMSMVSVYYYLQVAKAMYLGSPPEGSSTVRVAPGLQVAMIVSLVILFLLGIYPTPLTNYAMNSAVAFFMP, from the coding sequence ATGGCAAACCTGCAGTTGCTAACGGTGGAAATATTAACGGCGGTTCTCGGGCTGGGGCTTCTGGCATTAGGACTTTTGGTACCCAAAAGCGACCGGAGGGGCATAGGCTATGTAGCCGCCGCCGGTCTGGCCGCCATTATGGTGGTTGCCTTCAGCATGCGCGAAGCTACGGGTGTAGTCTGGGGCGGTTATATAATCGATCCCTTTGCCACCTATTTCAAGGTGCTGTTCTTGGCCGCCGCCCTTCTAACTGCAGTATGCTCCTTTGAGTATGTAGAAAAGATGGGTTTAAATCAGGGTGAATATTACGCTCTGCTGGTCATGGCTACCCTGGGGATGATGGTCCTGGCTTCCGCCGGGGAGCTCATCAGTCTGTACCTGGGGCTGGAATTGATGACCATTACCTTCTGTATCCTGGCGGCCTACCGCCTTGACGACGCCAAATCCGCTGAAGCAGGGGTCAAGTACGTCCTTCTGGGAGCCATGTCGTCGGCCATTCTCCTCTATGGTTTAAGCCTTATATATGGTGCTAGCGGTACCACGGTAATTAAGGAGATAGGGCAGGCGGTGGCGGCCAGCGGCGCCGGTCCGGCCCTCCTGCTGGGTACCATTTTTGTCCTGGCCGGCTTTGCCTTTAAAGTAACGGCTGTGCCTTTCCACATGTGGTCGCCCGACGTTTACGAAGGGGCACCGACACCGATTACCGGTTTCCTATCGGTGGCTTCCAAAGCGGCAGGCTTTGCCGCTCTGATCAGGGTTTTCTTCGGTGCCCTCCCGGACCTGCATGAATTCTGGGTGCAGCTTTTCATCGCCATGGCAGTCCTTACTATGGTGCTGGGAAACCTGGTGGCCATTCCGCAAACAAATATAAAAAGGCTTTTGGCTTATTCCAGTATATCCCAGGCCGGTTATCTCCTCTTAGGTATAGTTTCCTTCTCGGTGCTGGGTATCGGGGCCGTAATGTATTATGCCATGCTCTACGTGTTCGGCAATATGGGGGCCTTTATGGCCGCTACGGCCTTTTACAACAACGACGGGAGCGATACGATTAAGGATTACGCCGGCCTGGCCCGGCGGTCGCCCCTGGTGGCGGCGGTCATGCTTTTCTCCCTTTTGTCCCTGGCCGGAATACCCCCTATGGCCGGTTTCGTCGGCAAGTTGTACTTGTTTATGGCCATCATATCCCGGGGTTATATCTGGCTGGCCATCCTCGGCATCCTCATGAGCATGGTGTCCGTCTACTACTACCTGCAGGTGGCCAAGGCCATGTACCTTGGGAGCCCGCCGGAGGGGAGCAGCACGGTACGCGTGGCACCGGGGTTGCAGGTGGCCATGATCGTCTCCCTGGTGATCCTCTTCCTTCTCGGCATTTACCCGACGCCTTTGACCAATTATGCCATGAACTCGGCGGTAGCCTTCTTTATGCCGTAA
- a CDS encoding YraN family protein, with translation MTMTRRRRGLQGEAAAAAFLENMGYRILERNFRCPLGEVDIIAADGDEIVFVEVRTRSNNAFGTPQESVDRRKQTRLRRLAAYYLNGRGLSGHPCRFDVAAVLMDRQERIIDIEVIKGAF, from the coding sequence ATGACCATGACGCGGCGGCGGCGCGGCCTGCAGGGGGAGGCAGCCGCCGCCGCCTTTTTGGAAAATATGGGTTACCGCATTTTGGAACGCAACTTTCGCTGCCCCCTCGGGGAAGTTGACATCATTGCCGCCGACGGAGATGAGATTGTTTTTGTCGAGGTGCGGACTCGCTCCAACAACGCTTTTGGTACTCCCCAGGAGTCCGTCGATAGACGCAAACAAACGCGCCTCCGCCGTTTGGCCGCTTATTACTTGAACGGACGCGGTTTGTCCGGGCACCCCTGCCGCTTCGATGTGGCTGCCGTGCTGATGGACCGGCAGGAGAGGATTATTGATATCGAAGTCATCAAAGGCGCATTTTAA
- a CDS encoding histone deacetylase family protein, whose translation MYKASRRIGLVFFPAFDWAISPTHPEREERLLYTQDQVLEEGILDIEGIREYRPHLAAVADVERVHVCVPDVMSRVTESHLIAAGGAIVAAEAVLKGEVDRAFAIVRPPGHHAMRIVHGARGFCTINIEAIMIEYLRRHYGNKRIAIVDTDCHHGDGSQDIYWHDPDTLYISIHQDGRTLYPGTGFLNEFGGPNAFGYNLNLPLPPETGEEGFLYALEHCILPVLDDFKPDLIINSAGQDNHYTDPITNMRFSAQGYARLNDRLQPHIAVLEGGYSIEGALPYVNVGIILAMAGLDYTYVREPDYNPARVAQSPKVRDYIARLCEETYQAWRRRDELREEFIRDQKEISRRRQIYYDTEGLLENQEETTLVCHACGGLSWIDSRTDRGSHVLAIFIPRDACPRCREEGHNLFERSSRQTYRDGVFLQDRVADRLFTK comes from the coding sequence ATGTATAAAGCCAGCCGCCGTATAGGCCTGGTATTCTTTCCGGCCTTTGACTGGGCCATCAGTCCCACCCACCCCGAACGCGAAGAACGCCTCCTTTACACCCAGGACCAGGTCCTGGAAGAAGGTATTTTAGATATCGAAGGCATTCGCGAGTACCGGCCGCATTTGGCAGCAGTGGCCGATGTGGAAAGAGTTCACGTCTGCGTCCCCGACGTCATGAGCCGTGTCACCGAATCCCACCTGATAGCCGCAGGCGGGGCCATTGTGGCCGCCGAGGCTGTTCTTAAAGGCGAGGTTGACAGGGCCTTTGCCATAGTCCGTCCGCCCGGACATCACGCCATGCGCATCGTCCACGGCGCCCGCGGCTTCTGCACCATAAATATCGAGGCAATAATGATCGAATATCTCCGCCGTCATTACGGTAATAAACGCATTGCCATCGTCGATACCGACTGCCACCACGGTGACGGCAGCCAAGACATCTACTGGCATGACCCCGATACCCTCTATATTTCCATCCACCAGGACGGGCGTACCCTCTACCCGGGCACTGGCTTTCTAAACGAGTTTGGAGGGCCCAACGCCTTCGGCTACAATTTAAATCTGCCCCTGCCCCCAGAGACGGGCGAAGAAGGTTTTCTTTATGCCCTGGAACACTGCATCCTACCCGTTCTGGATGATTTTAAGCCAGATCTCATCATTAATTCAGCCGGCCAGGATAACCATTATACCGATCCCATCACCAACATGCGTTTTTCCGCCCAGGGCTATGCCCGCTTAAACGACCGTCTGCAGCCCCATATCGCCGTTCTGGAAGGCGGCTACTCCATTGAAGGAGCACTTCCCTATGTTAATGTTGGTATTATCCTGGCCATGGCCGGCCTCGATTACACCTACGTCCGGGAACCTGACTACAACCCCGCCCGCGTTGCCCAGTCCCCTAAGGTCAGGGACTACATCGCCCGCCTATGCGAAGAAACCTATCAGGCCTGGCGGCGCCGCGATGAGCTGCGGGAAGAATTTATCCGTGATCAAAAAGAAATCAGCCGCAGGCGCCAAATCTACTATGATACCGAAGGTCTCCTGGAAAACCAGGAAGAAACAACCCTGGTCTGCCATGCCTGCGGCGGTCTCAGCTGGATTGACTCGCGTACCGATAGGGGCAGTCATGTTCTGGCCATATTTATCCCCCGCGATGCCTGCCCGCGCTGTCGTGAGGAAGGTCACAACCTCTTCGAACGTTCTTCACGCCAAACGTACCGGGACGGCGTCTTTCTTCAGGATCGGGTGGCCGACCGGTTGTTTACCAAATGA
- a CDS encoding hydantoinase/oxoprolinase family protein produces the protein MFVGLDMGGTHTDAVLIEKGRVSRHYKTVTDAADFVGTIRRALEALLAGINLDAVRSINLSTTICTNAVITGRTSPVGLLLEPGPGMNPAVLTCGQKNFILSGSIDHRGRPTSPLVEAEIKNADRELQRAGIRHLAIVGKFSTRNPEHEVAIKEALSVEYDFITLGHRLSGRLNFPRRVFTAYLNSAVAATYRSFAAAITDFVMQKGLTIAPHILKADGGTMTIEASQERPVETILSGPAASIMGALALMPVEQDAVILDIGGTTTDIAFLAGGVPLFEPQGITLTGFPTLVRALFSHSLGLGGDSCVNSKEGRLTIGPERRGPALALGGPTVTPTDALITLGRLDVGDKTLARRGLTKLGDELGLSPESAATVVLRQMAEEIARCCRTLLDKINDRPVYTVREVLEGRQIKPAQVIAIGAPAPLLAPELEKAFALPVIVPDLAGVANAVGAALSRPTTELTLLADTEEGVLTVPEEGIRERIPGSYNLEQAKKRALELLRSRYTRLTREVEEDKLEIIEEQVFNMVSGFYTTGKNIRIKAQVKPRVIPLKGDGDHV, from the coding sequence ATGTTTGTAGGATTGGATATGGGTGGTACCCATACCGACGCCGTCCTTATAGAAAAAGGGCGCGTTTCGCGCCACTACAAAACAGTCACCGACGCGGCCGATTTTGTCGGTACCATTCGCCGGGCCCTGGAAGCCCTCCTGGCAGGGATTAACCTTGACGCCGTCAGAAGCATTAATTTGAGTACAACTATCTGCACCAATGCCGTTATTACCGGGCGTACCAGCCCTGTCGGTCTCCTCCTGGAACCGGGGCCGGGCATGAATCCCGCCGTACTCACCTGCGGGCAAAAAAATTTTATCCTCTCGGGGTCCATCGACCACCGGGGCCGCCCCACAAGCCCCCTAGTGGAGGCCGAGATTAAAAACGCCGACCGGGAGCTGCAAAGGGCAGGAATCCGCCACCTGGCCATTGTCGGGAAATTTTCGACGCGCAACCCGGAACACGAAGTGGCCATAAAGGAGGCTTTATCGGTCGAGTACGACTTCATTACCCTGGGTCACCGCCTATCGGGACGGTTAAACTTCCCCCGGCGGGTTTTTACCGCCTATCTTAACAGCGCCGTCGCCGCCACCTACAGGTCCTTTGCGGCAGCCATAACGGATTTCGTCATGCAAAAGGGGCTGACCATTGCGCCCCATATCCTAAAGGCCGACGGCGGTACCATGACCATAGAGGCCTCCCAGGAAAGACCCGTTGAAACCATCCTCTCCGGTCCGGCCGCCAGCATCATGGGTGCCCTAGCCCTGATGCCGGTGGAACAAGATGCTGTCATCCTTGATATTGGCGGTACCACCACGGATATAGCCTTTCTGGCCGGCGGCGTGCCCCTTTTTGAGCCGCAGGGTATTACCCTTACCGGCTTTCCCACCCTAGTTCGTGCCCTCTTCAGTCATTCCCTCGGCCTCGGCGGCGACAGCTGCGTCAATAGTAAAGAAGGACGTTTAACCATCGGCCCCGAACGCCGAGGACCGGCCCTGGCCCTGGGCGGACCGACCGTCACTCCTACCGACGCCCTTATCACCCTGGGTCGCCTCGATGTGGGTGATAAAACCTTAGCGCGCCGGGGCCTCACCAAACTGGGTGACGAACTGGGATTGTCACCGGAAAGTGCGGCCACCGTCGTCTTACGTCAGATGGCGGAAGAAATTGCCCGCTGCTGCCGGACCCTCCTGGATAAGATCAACGACCGTCCCGTCTACACCGTTCGCGAAGTACTTGAAGGTAGACAAATAAAACCTGCACAGGTCATTGCCATTGGCGCTCCGGCACCACTTCTTGCACCGGAGTTGGAAAAGGCCTTCGCCCTTCCGGTAATTGTACCCGACCTGGCGGGCGTGGCCAATGCCGTCGGTGCGGCTTTAAGTCGTCCTACTACGGAATTGACCCTGTTAGCCGATACCGAAGAAGGTGTGCTTACCGTACCAGAAGAAGGTATAAGGGAAAGGATCCCAGGCAGCTATAACCTCGAACAAGCGAAAAAACGTGCCCTGGAGCTTTTGCGCAGCCGTTACACACGTCTGACTCGGGAGGTAGAAGAAGACAAATTGGAAATTATAGAAGAACAGGTCTTTAATATGGTATCCGGTTTTTACACTACCGGAAAAAACATCCGCATCAAGGCTCAAGTCAAGCCGCGGGTAATACCCCTGAAGGGAGATGGGGACCATGTATAA
- a CDS encoding N-acetylmuramoyl-L-alanine amidase family protein, translated as MPTTPRLTNLYSKVILDKEEQFSTVTIEATAPPPVTISYPQPDTCRVTLRAILNMYPGSLYVQDGIIREVTVVAGDDEVSFLIGLDAAVRADLTVMEGMPCRVVLRFSRRPLVDFYRDKLIVLDPGHGGSDGGWRGPVNLWERDMAWKTALALAKILEGFKARVLWTRGEQENPSWEERLQKVTASTFCFISVHEHGEADAGLRGTAVRYNPNCRGNDELAVRVLERIVARVKTPSRGVTADEELTRLGEVPGLRLEPVAITNWVDEGLLRNPYFHQKVALATVVAIKQYFQRGNRTYGRE; from the coding sequence TTGCCCACCACCCCCCGGCTAACCAATCTCTATAGCAAGGTTATCCTGGACAAAGAAGAGCAGTTCAGCACCGTAACCATCGAAGCTACTGCCCCACCTCCCGTAACAATCTCCTATCCCCAACCAGATACCTGCCGAGTTACCTTACGGGCCATCCTGAATATGTATCCCGGTTCCCTATATGTCCAGGATGGCATTATCCGGGAAGTAACGGTCGTGGCGGGTGATGATGAGGTTTCCTTTCTCATCGGCCTTGATGCGGCCGTCCGGGCAGATCTGACAGTGATGGAAGGCATGCCGTGTCGGGTGGTGCTCCGTTTCAGTCGTCGGCCCCTGGTAGATTTTTACCGTGATAAGCTGATAGTCCTCGACCCGGGCCACGGTGGGAGTGACGGCGGCTGGCGGGGGCCAGTCAACCTTTGGGAACGGGACATGGCCTGGAAGACCGCCCTGGCCCTGGCGAAGATTTTGGAGGGCTTCAAAGCCAGGGTGCTCTGGACCCGCGGGGAACAGGAAAATCCGAGTTGGGAGGAACGCCTGCAGAAAGTTACCGCCTCTACATTTTGTTTTATCAGCGTCCATGAACACGGGGAGGCGGATGCCGGTCTGCGGGGGACGGCCGTCCGTTACAATCCCAATTGTCGGGGCAACGATGAACTGGCGGTCCGGGTCTTAGAAAGGATCGTCGCGAGGGTAAAGACACCTTCACGGGGTGTTACCGCCGATGAGGAACTGACCCGCCTTGGAGAGGTGCCGGGCCTGAGGCTGGAACCGGTGGCCATAACCAACTGGGTCGATGAAGGCTTATTGCGCAACCCCTATTTCCATCAAAAGGTAGCCCTGGCTACTGTCGTGGCGATCAAACAATATTTCCAGCGGGGGAATAGAACTTATGGCCGGGAATAA
- a CDS encoding coenzyme F420-0:L-glutamate ligase codes for MAGNKGKIIYDKVPVRTHIIMENEDIVELARKYSVGIAEPGDVICLAESVVAITQGRAVLPETVRPGRLARFLSRFPGKDGSLATPPAMQLAIEEVGTLRILAGCAAAAVGRLLKKKGLFYIVAGRQLALIDDIAGTMYPFERHIVLGPKDPERVVWNIKKATRAEAVIADVNDKGCVDILAITDKSLKDKVIEALKDNPFGNEDEQTPVVILKRRKASPH; via the coding sequence ATGGCCGGGAATAAAGGGAAAATAATCTATGATAAAGTGCCCGTCCGTACTCATATCATCATGGAAAACGAGGATATAGTAGAATTGGCCCGGAAATACAGCGTCGGTATAGCCGAACCTGGCGACGTTATTTGCCTGGCGGAAAGCGTAGTCGCTATTACCCAGGGGCGGGCGGTTCTGCCGGAGACGGTGCGCCCCGGCAGGCTGGCCCGTTTTTTAAGTCGTTTTCCCGGCAAAGACGGGAGCCTCGCCACGCCGCCGGCCATGCAGCTGGCCATTGAGGAAGTGGGGACGTTACGCATTTTGGCCGGTTGTGCCGCGGCGGCAGTCGGCCGTCTGCTCAAAAAGAAAGGTTTGTTTTACATAGTGGCCGGGCGGCAGCTGGCCCTCATCGATGATATAGCCGGAACCATGTATCCATTTGAGCGTCATATAGTGCTGGGACCAAAGGATCCGGAACGGGTGGTGTGGAATATAAAGAAGGCAACCCGGGCAGAGGCCGTGATTGCCGATGTTAATGATAAGGGTTGTGTCGATATTCTGGCCATTACGGATAAGAGTTTAAAGGATAAAGTGATTGAAGCTTTGAAAGACAACCCTTTCGGCAATGAGGACGAACAAACTCCCGTAGTTATATTGAAACGCCGCAAAGCATCGCCCCACTAA
- a CDS encoding isocitrate/isopropylmalate dehydrogenase family protein, translating into MKHVVTLIPGDGTGPELIAAARRVLDASGAEIEWEVMAAGEAAQEKYGSVLPEETLASIRKNGVALKGPITTPVGTGFRSVNVALRKELDLYANIRPARNLPNVPSRYQNVDLVIFRENTEDLYAGIEHMVGEDAAESIKIITRRGSERIARAAFEYARANGRKRVTAGHKANIMKFTDGLFLRTFYEVAKDYPDLTADDRIVDNLSMQLVQKPEQYDVLVLPNLYGDILSDLCAGLVGGLGVAPGANIGDNAAVFEPIHGSAPKYAGQNKVNPLATILSGVMMLEYLGEREAAVRIQKAIEAVLAEGKYLTYDLGGTAGTSEMADAIVRQMEKA; encoded by the coding sequence TTGAAGCATGTAGTTACCCTGATACCCGGAGACGGTACCGGACCGGAATTGATTGCCGCGGCCCGGCGGGTGCTGGATGCCAGCGGGGCTGAAATCGAGTGGGAAGTAATGGCAGCCGGAGAGGCGGCCCAGGAAAAGTACGGCAGCGTATTGCCGGAAGAAACCCTTGCTTCCATACGTAAAAACGGTGTAGCCCTTAAAGGCCCCATAACCACGCCGGTAGGTACCGGTTTTCGCAGTGTTAACGTAGCCCTGCGTAAAGAGCTAGACCTTTATGCCAACATTCGCCCGGCACGTAATTTGCCCAATGTGCCTTCCCGCTACCAAAACGTCGATCTGGTTATTTTCAGGGAAAATACGGAGGATCTCTATGCCGGCATTGAACATATGGTAGGAGAAGATGCGGCGGAAAGCATAAAAATAATTACCCGTAGAGGTTCTGAGAGGATCGCCCGGGCGGCCTTTGAATATGCCCGCGCCAACGGCCGCAAAAGGGTGACGGCCGGTCATAAGGCCAATATTATGAAGTTTACCGACGGCCTCTTCCTGCGGACCTTCTATGAAGTGGCCAAAGATTACCCTGACCTGACGGCCGACGACCGTATTGTGGACAACCTGAGTATGCAGCTGGTCCAAAAGCCGGAACAGTACGATGTGCTGGTGCTGCCTAACCTTTATGGCGACATCCTTTCTGATCTGTGCGCCGGACTGGTCGGCGGCCTGGGGGTTGCCCCTGGGGCGAATATCGGCGATAACGCGGCTGTATTCGAGCCCATTCACGGCAGCGCGCCCAAGTACGCCGGGCAAAACAAAGTAAACCCCTTGGCCACCATCCTTTCCGGGGTGATGATGTTGGAGTACCTGGGCGAAAGGGAAGCTGCGGTGCGGATACAGAAGGCGATCGAGGCAGTTCTGGCCGAAGGCAAGTACTTAACCTATGATCTTGGGGGCACAGCCGGCACCAGCGAAATGGCCGACGCCATCGTCCGGCAGATGGAAAAGGCTTAA
- a CDS encoding metallophosphoesterase, with translation MALFAIADLHLGRDMSMFGKVWENHREKLAARWERVVEPEDTVLILGDISWGMRLVDALPDLQFLKSLPGSKRLLKGNHDYWWQTERKMKTAILDGEFSLLKPEIIDGVAVCGTRGWLVPQHPLFNEETDGKVYRREVLRLEMALKGIRDLRREEPLAVMMHYPPAFNGEVTDFIRLMQSYGVSHCYYGHLHGPDHEKALTDKAWGINFHLVSADYVNFTPVLVSC, from the coding sequence GTGGCTTTATTTGCCATCGCCGATCTGCACCTGGGTCGTGATATGTCCATGTTTGGAAAGGTATGGGAAAATCATCGGGAAAAACTGGCCGCCCGCTGGGAGCGGGTGGTCGAACCGGAAGATACAGTTTTAATCCTGGGGGACATCAGCTGGGGTATGCGCCTGGTTGACGCCCTCCCCGATCTGCAGTTTCTAAAATCCCTGCCGGGGTCTAAGAGGCTTTTAAAGGGAAACCATGACTACTGGTGGCAGACGGAACGTAAGATGAAGACAGCCATTCTCGATGGAGAATTTTCCCTTTTGAAACCGGAGATAATTGACGGCGTTGCCGTATGCGGTACCCGGGGGTGGCTTGTGCCCCAGCACCCCTTGTTTAATGAAGAAACAGACGGTAAGGTTTACCGGAGGGAAGTCCTGCGCCTGGAGATGGCCTTAAAAGGCATCCGGGATCTTCGCCGGGAAGAACCCCTGGCGGTGATGATGCATTATCCACCGGCCTTTAACGGCGAAGTAACGGATTTTATTAGACTGATGCAGAGCTACGGCGTCAGCCATTGTTATTACGGTCATTTACACGGCCCCGATCACGAAAAGGCTCTGACAGATAAGGCGTGGGGTATAAACTTTCACCTGGTGTCTGCCGATTATGTAAACTTTACCCCGGTCCTGGTATCTTGTTAA
- a CDS encoding D-alanine--D-alanine ligase family protein, giving the protein MLRILFLFNAVPAQERRGPYSDCLSWETVINIYRALLEGGSDVYPVNVRSRRQLEKSLSRLPAPHLAFVLAEGFLDEPHTLYDGSGAAQVRFLLQKYGIPASHSPAETMEICRHKNLTYQVLQRHGLPVPPYKVIDPGRGLLRQQMERAVAELGFPLFVKPNGGGNSIGISDASVVFDFARLECQVKTLLEILGKLPVLVERYLPGQEFTVGLIGRSPCYILPPIAFLSRKIRTSAIKGKQDVTEHIFPEDIRYQLLSDLAIKVLAATGARDALRIDLRSDSEGGFYIIDVNGTPSLSPAASLTAMAMAAGLRYSQFINFILYQSLLEYGLVPGVKLQDLVAPALGLLHPYLRETQPLQEFSA; this is encoded by the coding sequence TTGCTGCGCATATTATTTCTTTTCAATGCCGTCCCCGCCCAGGAGCGTCGGGGACCCTACAGCGATTGTCTATCCTGGGAAACGGTAATTAACATTTATCGGGCGTTGCTGGAGGGCGGCAGCGATGTTTACCCTGTGAATGTCCGCAGCCGCCGCCAGCTGGAAAAATCCCTTTCCCGCCTGCCTGCTCCTCACCTGGCCTTTGTCCTGGCCGAAGGTTTTCTCGACGAACCCCATACCCTGTACGACGGCAGTGGAGCTGCTCAAGTACGGTTTTTGTTACAGAAGTATGGTATTCCTGCCAGCCATTCTCCCGCGGAAACCATGGAGATATGCCGTCACAAAAACCTTACCTATCAAGTTTTACAGCGACACGGTTTGCCGGTACCACCATACAAGGTGATTGACCCGGGCCGGGGCTTACTGCGACAACAGATGGAACGGGCGGTGGCGGAACTAGGTTTTCCTTTATTTGTTAAACCTAATGGCGGCGGTAACAGTATTGGTATCAGCGATGCTTCGGTGGTATTTGATTTTGCCCGGCTGGAGTGCCAGGTAAAAACGCTCCTGGAGATCCTGGGCAAGTTGCCGGTACTGGTGGAAAGATACCTCCCCGGCCAGGAGTTTACCGTCGGCCTGATCGGCCGCTCTCCTTGTTATATTCTACCGCCAATAGCTTTTCTGTCCCGGAAAATCAGGACTTCTGCCATCAAGGGAAAACAGGATGTAACAGAACACATTTTTCCAGAGGACATACGCTATCAACTTTTAAGCGACCTGGCCATCAAAGTGCTGGCAGCCACCGGGGCGAGGGACGCCTTGAGGATTGACCTGCGTTCTGACAGTGAAGGAGGGTTTTATATTATTGATGTAAACGGGACGCCTTCTTTAAGCCCTGCGGCTTCTTTAACGGCTATGGCCATGGCAGCCGGTTTAAGATACAGCCAATTTATTAATTTCATCCTCTACCAGTCGTTGCTGGAATATGGCCTGGTTCCCGGGGTTAAACT